The sequence below is a genomic window from Mesoplodon densirostris isolate mMesDen1 chromosome 12, mMesDen1 primary haplotype, whole genome shotgun sequence.
CAAGGACTCCGCCTAGGGCTTAGGACACGCCCGGTTCTCCCCGCCTCTGGTGGATTAAAACTAGCCCCTGGCGGTGGAAGGCCAGCTGGGGAGCCTCGCCCGGTCCAGTCGCTCGTGACACCAGCCGGGCGCAGCGGCTCCTCGCCCCGCCGCGTCCTCGGCCACCGCGCTCGGCTCCTTCTCCCGCCGGCGCGTCTGGCTCGGCGTGGCCCGGGCGGCCGGTGCTGTGCCCGCCGTGCCGGGCGAGGAGACCCGAGTCGGGGCAGAGCCCCCGGCCccggaagggagggaggaaggaaggagggaaggaaggagggaggggtgcCTTGGCGTGAAGCCCTGGGTGTGGACGCCGGGACGTGAGGAAGCCGGAGATGCTGCGGCCGGACCGAGGTGGGTGCGGAACGAGGACGAGGGCCCGACCCCGGCCACCCACGGGGAGGGCTCCGGGCCCCGCGCACCGGGACTAAAGCCGCCCCTCTCCTTCCAGGGCGCTGACGACCCGCCGGCCTGGCAGCACCATGCCGTTCCCGCCCCTGCCAACGCCGtcgcccacccccgccccgggggTCCCGGCCGCGCGTCCGCCGCCCCGGAAGCCGGGCGCCCCCCGCAAAGCGGCCGTGCCCGCCTGCGCCCCGCCAGGGCCCTCGCCGCCCGCCGCGGCCGCGGAGAAGAAGAGGCGGCCCCCTGAGCGACCCCCGGTGCTGCTGTCCAGCTCCTGGCCCTCCGCCACCCTGAAGAGGCCGCCGGCCCGCCGCGCCCCGGGCCCGGGCTCCCCGCGCGCCCCGCCCCCGACCGCGCCCGGCCGCCCGCGCGCCCCGGCCCCGTGCGCGTCCCGGCCGGCCGGCTCCGGCGACGGCCCCGCGGAGACCGCCACCTCCGGGGCCGGGCCCGACGCCGCCCTGCGCTTCTCCCTGAGTCTCACGCCCGAGGCCGTGCTGGTCATCCAGCGGCGCCACCTGGAGAAGCAGCTGCTGGCGCGTGCCCGTCGGGCGGCGCCCGTGCCCTCGGCCGACGCCGGGCGCCCGCTTGCCCCCTGGCCCCGGGCCCGGGCCGCAGGCCTCGGCCGCCG
It includes:
- the PRR18 gene encoding proline-rich protein 18; the encoded protein is MPFPPLPTPSPTPAPGVPAARPPPRKPGAPRKAAVPACAPPGPSPPAAAAEKKRRPPERPPVLLSSSWPSATLKRPPARRAPGPGSPRAPPPTAPGRPRAPAPCASRPAGSGDGPAETATSGAGPDAALRFSLSLTPEAVLVIQRRHLEKQLLARARRAAPVPSADAGRPLAPWPRARAAGLGRRPPLPGAPLLPGGLQDPDPGPRPADLRPLLKVSLLNERHKYDDVEYEEEAAAADEGLVRKCTEWLRGVESAAAARDRAGPLDALPHLSSL